gaaaattatgtaacaaggaaaaaaaaagaacaaaaagaaacatcCTTAACAAAAGTTGCTGAAAATTTTGACTCTTTTTTACTTCTCTCATTATATTTTTGCAGAGACTCTGATGTGGAATAAACCCAACCTCAGTGGAGTGGCTCCTCTTCCTCGAAGTCTTCACTCTGCTACTGCCATAAGAAACAAGTCAGTAGTTgtttccactttgtttttctttaattgtcTTTTCCTCATTGTAGCCAATTTCTTACCAGCAAACATGGTTGGCAGAACatagtacaaaaaaaatttaaatccagAGAGAAAAGCTTCATGTTCATTCAGAACTCAAAAATAAGAAGATTCATTTCTAAATACCTTAATGGTATTccataaagagaaagaaggataatgTGTAGTTATCTTTACATTAGGGAAGATTGAGGAATAGTAAATATTGAAGGTGAGATGTCTTCAAGGGAAAATTATCTGACATCCTTTGGAGAATGAACCATGTGAGAATTTTTTGGGTTAAATAATAAGAGCTAATATTTCTATAGCTATTTTTTACAAAGCAGTTTGCATGTATTGTCAGTATCTTTGGTGTCTTAGGCAGTATGCTAGATTCTGGTAATAAATTTCATCACAACAGTTTTATGAAGTACATATTACTGTCTTTTCACAAATtaagtaactgaggcaaaaaagaggtaaaatgatttgtttaGCATTGCAGCCAATAAGTATTGCAgtgggattagaattcaggtcttcttggtactcttatctgtaaaaaaggcTTTATCTCAGGAACTAGATTGTTTCATAGAGTTTCCTTCTACATCTGTTCTTTCGCCCCCAGAATGTATGTGTTCGGTGGCTGGGTACCTCTTGTCATGGATGATGTCAAAGTAGCCACACATGAGAAGGAGTGGAAGTGCACCAGTACACTGGCATGTCTTAATCTAGGTATGGCATGGACTTAAACTCATGAACATATCATTTAGCAGGCAGCTGGGCTTTATGATCATACTAGCCCTACCCATAAAGTATAATTTGTGTGGATGAAGATAAGGGTGATGATGGTGAATAATAGCGCCATTGAAGGAGACTCAGTTCTTACATGCCCTTAATTCCTTTTCCCCTTGTATCTTTTACCAAATAGGTTGGATGGAGACTGCCTAAGGCTAATTGGAAATGTTTTTTGACATATGAACAAACTCTCcaaaaacacaaatttccaaacTCTCTTCTTTTGCAGTAAAAGTCATctctttttgctcatttcttttcGCTAATAGttgttttaaaatgtgtttaaaacCCATTATGAGCTGTTGATTGTGTTTTgcttcctattttcttctcttctgcagatactatgacatgggagacaattCTAATGGATATGTTGGAGGACAATATTCCCCGCGCCCGAGCTGGTCATTGTGCTGTTGCCATCAATACCCGACTCTACATATGGAGTGGAAGGGATGGGTACCGAAAAGCCTGGAATAACCAGGTTTGCTGTAAGGACCTCTGGTACTTGGAAACAGGTAAATCAAGCTGTTTAAGAAGGTCAAAACTAAATAAGCTGTGGCTATGGCCATGTTTCTTTtgcatctttcttttctcttttttccctcacaGAAAGGCCCTCAGCTCCATCCCGAGTATATTTGGTTCGAGCAAACACTAATTCCCTAGAGGTCAGCTGGGGATCAGTGCCAACAGCTGACAGCTACCTCTTGCAACTTCAGAAATATGATATTCCTCCTGCAGCAGCTGCCACCTCACCAATGACCAGTCCAGTTCCTTCTGTGCCTGCCAATCCTCCCAAAAGTCCTGCCCTAGCAACCACAGCCCCTACAGTGCAGCCTCTTACCCAAGTGGGCATCACACTTCTCCCTCAAAGTTCTGTGTCTCCTTCTACCACCACCCCTATCCAGGTCTTAACAACAGTGCCTGGAAGTTCTGTACCTGTGCCCACCACTAGAAATCAAGGTGAGTCAGTTGGCTAGATTTGAtaaatctctgaagaaaatagtttggtTCAGGGGTAGGCATGTCTTGACTTAAGTAACTAGGTCATAAGCAACTCTGTGttaatgggtgagagagaaagatggatttgaacccaaccATATTCAGTAGCCAGCATGCACCTTTTTTGTTCTGAGAAATATGAGTAAATATGGATGGAGGAAGAAGAACCTCAAGGAAATGatggaaatggaagaaattcCATTATGATGGGGATAGCAAGATATGCAGACCAATGTTTCAaggataaataattttaaaactagtATCACTTAGCAAAAAATGATTAATACTTTGGATTGGTAATCACTGAACAGGGTATCTTGGATAGCATTGGACTACTTGGTTCCAAATAAGATCTACAAAGACATCACTGCAGGAGTCAAATTCCTTTGTTTCCCTTCAAAGTATGTGATTATGTTTACTAAGTTGTtaattcaatgaatgaatgaagaagctCCTTTTTCAGCAGGTATCCCCACTGTCTTTAAAGTAACTGGCCCCCCGGCCACAATAGGAAACCCACTGGTCACTATCTGGTCTGTCAGCCAAGCAGGAAAAGCACCTGTCACTGTCACCTCATTGCCTACTGGTGTACGGATGGCTGTGCCAACATTGAGCTCTCAGGGCACGGTATGTTGGAGTCTGTTTAACTTTGTGTGGGGGAGCTAATATGGTAAAAGATGTTGGCAAACTAGAAAAAGCTCAAGTTAAAAATGTCTTGGGAGATCCCAGTAATTAACTGGTAGACACCATTTATTTCTCAGTACTAATAGAAGTAGATCTAACAGGATGTCCATAGGACAGCTGCAATAGGAATTATGTTTCAAACCTAGCATAGTCTTCTTTTCTCATGTTCTCTAGATGATACGTAGCAATCCTCAGATGAGTGGAATGGCGGCTCTGGCAGCTGCAACAGCTGTCACCCAGAAGATCCCCCCATCTGTTCCTATAGTGCTCAGTGTTACTGCAGGCACAACTGTTGTTAAAAGTATAGCAGTATCACCTGGAACTACCACTTTACCAGCTACAGTGAAGGTGGCTTCCTCACCAGTCATGGTCAGCATATGTAGAGGGGTGTGTTGGGGAAGGGTGGAGAGGATTGGTTGTGGTGATTCTAAATATAGATGAATTTGAAGTAGTAGATAGCGCACTGAATCATTTACTTGAACTTAATCTTTTCTAAAATTTGGGtccattttgttctttttggAAGTTACTGGACTCAAATGGTAGCTAGAaatttgagaaattaagaaagGACTATgtaaattttcaaggaattatagTAAAAGGTATAAATAAAGTATCaataattatttcctttgttaTTTGAAATACATCCCAAGTAGATTTTCTTCCAACAATAGTATTTATATGTAGACTTTTAaggttttcattcttttcatttaaggAGTCAAGTAGGATTTGTTTACCAAGCTGAACAAATTCCTACAGACATTTGTAGTAAAGGATAATCCCAAAGAAGATAAAGTAGCCAATTTGTTTGGTGCTTTAAGATATATGAAACACATTTCTCACAATAAGTCTGTGAATTCGGTATTGCAAAAAtaatatcattttacaaatgacaaacctaaaacttagagagaaatgtggttttttttgtgttccagtttgtttttgttacattttaagttttgaattgtCTCCCTCCATCTGTTACCATCCCTCGCTAAAGAAGGTCACCATTTAACACAGGAAGAGAGTGTGGATGTctctaaataataaataaaaccatattATGCgtacttctttctctagatgtggatagcattttctttcataagtCTTTTGTAATTGATTTAAGTGTTTATCATATTCAGAATAACTTTGTTGTCCAGTTAAACAGGATTGCTGCTCTTGTTAACAAACatgctcttggttctgcttattttactcttcattatatatcatataagtctttgcatatttttctacagtcatcctgcttgtcatttcttagagcatagtaatatttcatcacaatcatatgacacaacttgttcagccatttcttaaCTGACAGGCATccctttggttttccttttttgcctccACAAATCATTGCTTAATAGTTTAAAAcataaattccttttcttttttctctgattgttttttttagtcatattactaggtcaaagggcatatacatagttttataattCTCTGGATAtcattccagattgctttccagtttcaGGGAGTTTTGAGGAAACATCTGAATCCAGTTTTCCTGACACTTTTTGAAATGGGACTCTTAGACTTCTATAATTTGGTTTTTTAGAATTGAGGTTTTTATTTTGAACCAGATCCTTGTCCCAGTCTTGCATTGTCttcactgtttctctttttttctttttttattccagGTGAGCAACCCAGCTACTCGAATGCTTAAGACAGCAGCTGCCCAAGTGGGGACATCTATCTCATCGGCTAGTAGTACTCCCACTTGTCCCATCATCACTGTTCACAAATCTGGCACAGTAACTGTGGCTCAGCAAGCCCAGGTAGTGACCGCTGTTGTGGGAGGAGTCACCAAAACCATCACATTAGTGAAGACTCCAATTTCTGTTCCAAGAGGCAGTACTCTGGTGAGTGTGAGAAGTTTTTGGCAAATGAAAACTACTTTAAAGTGTTCTGTCTACCATTTGTTGTTGATATTAGGTCATAATGGTTGCAGATTAAATCTGTagcaataaggaaactgaggccaaaaaaataataagtattaGAGGCAAGAATTTAAATCATGTCTcaactctaaatccagtactcttttctatatacataattatatcaaTTACATGACAAATTGAAGAAAGTGCTAATTTTGTAATCAGGACCAAGAATCAGACTGCAACTACAACTTTTTTAACATTGAGCAAATCACATTACTTCTTTGAGaatgagcctcactttccttatcctTAAACTGAGGATTATTGTATTTGTAATACGTAAGTTACAACTGCTATGAGAAGTTAGACCAGATAACCTCACAGTTTTCTAAAACtatgattctttgattttgttctatCTCAGAAGTAGGGAGCTTGTGCCTCAAGGCCTTCTAGGGACTCAGgtatgaccttttgactgagaccaagttttacaaaacaaatctttttattacaggaatttgttctatgaagtttggatgcaGGTTACCCCTGATATGCCTTgtaattaagttttttttttccgcttttctctttattttttcctttgctttttcagATTTCTAATCTTGGCAAAGTCATGTCAGTAGTTCAAACCAAACCTGTGCAGACCTCAGCAGTAACAGGCCAGGCTTCCACTAACCCAATGACACAGATCATCCAGGTAAACCACTAGAATCTAAGAGAGAGTTAGCACTTTCTCCCTTTTACCGCTGTAGTTTTGTAGGCTTTGCATCTTTCGTAAAAGGAGTTCTGATCTTTTAAGAACATATTCTAGCTTTCCATATTCAGGAAGCAACTTTCTAATTTTCATATTAAGTCTATAAAGCGAAACAGCTAGTGTTGCGTACCAGATCTCCTTTCCTACCTTTAGAGTATAAATGGTACTGGTTAagaatttcctttcattcttccttttttaattcatttttaagttctaaattctattttcCACACCAACTGAATGTGCAAGAAAAAAACATTAGGAGTAtttataatcatgcaaaacaaattcccacagtatcaatatcagaaaaaaaggaagaagaaaatgtgcttcattctgcagtctGTAAATCCATCAGTTCTCTTTGTGAAAGTTGATAGCATACGTtatcatgattcctttggaattgttgtgggTCAGTATGTTcatcaaagttattttttttaactgattatCTTGattataatgttttcctggttttgcttactttatgttgcattattatttcttttctttcccgtTATATTGTAAGTTCTGCAGGGCAGTCTTTTGTatccttttgtatccctagcacttaaaatgcatattaattgattgattgtttcACAATTTCTTCATTCCATCCTGTTCATCCATTACTTGTGCATACTTTTCAGTTCTTTAataccacagaaagaactgctttaattatttttgtatatgtacatcCTTTTCTTAACTGTTTGACCCTACAGGTATATAtagcctttggggcatagttctaaatgactttccagaatggttaaaccTACTCAGGGGTTTACAGTAATGTTGTATAAAttactctctttttcttctgacttcactttgcagCATTTCAAGAACAACTTAGTTCAAAAGAGCCACggtcttttttttcaaatgtccATTCTCTTCTTGTAGTATTTTGTGCCAACAGGAAGATACAGGACTATTATAAAACAGTATGTGCATTTAAGAAAACATAGAGAAGTAGGTAGTCAATAAGAATTACTTTTTGTGTCCTAGATTTCCCTCTACCTATAGAAAGTAGGTCACACAATTACttttattaaacaaaaaaaagtatatgTTCTACACATGCATAAAAGatcatatatttcctttttttctccatggTGCTTCCACAGCCTTTCACAGAGACCAAAGCATATTGAAGGGTGGAGgcaaattcagtgttttttttatCCTGGTACAACCCCCTAGCTCTGTTTTTTGTCTGCTTTCTTTTTTAGACCAAGGGACCTTTTCCTACAGAGACCATTCTGAAGCTGGTGACTTCATCAAATGGCAAACCTACCACCGTCATCACAAGCACCCAAGGCAGTGGGACAGGAACCAAGCCAACCATCTTGGGTATTAGCAGTGTCTCTTGTAGTACCACAAAACCTGGCACCACTACCATTATCAAAACTATTCCCATGTCAGGCATCATCACCCAGTCTGGAGCAACAGGTAGGACATATCAGTCAAGGAAATAACTCTTGATGTTGCAAGTCAGTGTATGTTTCGGTCCTCAGTAGGTTGAATTCCAAATTGGGTTATAAAGTCCATGCagttttaaaagaggaaattgaagcagagctGATTTATTCCTACCATTCCCCCGTTCTTTTAACCAACAGGGACAAGTGGCAGCCCTATAATTtgtttatggatttattttattttttattattacattgtaactttcttttttttgttggtttttttttttaattttgttttgttttctgtactTCTAGATTTTAATTGGATAGGAAAGACTCTTGAATCTACTGTCATCAGTGTCTTCAAAAAAAGAATGCCTTTCAGATTCAAAGAATgttagagaaaataatgaattacagaaagatcaaataaaaaaataacaaaagtgaTGACAAAGTGAGGAatcaaaataaaagtaaaaaaataaatggagcataaattatttagaaatgcaaaaataactggtaccatttcatatttttctgtaaTTGTTTTtagcacattatatatatatataaagacatTAACTGTCTTTAATTTATCTATCACTTGTCTGTCTTCCATCTAtttctagtttcctttttttgtttatttatttttagttttcaacattcatttccacaaaattttgagttcatattttctccccatctctcccctcctattttcttctttttcttttttttgaacctccttttccatttagctaattcagctttttaaagcatttgtctcctcattgactttttgaacctcttctgtCAGCTGAgtaagcctatttttaaaggtgttattttcttcaccatttttttgggtctcttttaacaagctgttgactcgcttttcatgatttactagcatctctctctcatttctcttcccaatgtttcctccacctctcttatttgactttcaaaatctttcttgagttcttccatgacctgagaccactacatatttattttggaggcctctgatggtaagcagtgttcttcctcatctgaaaggatggaagaaaatacctgttcaccaaggaagtaaccttctacagtcttattttttttcccctttcttggacatttttccagccagttacttgactttgagtCTTTTGTCAGCAAGGGGTATATTCTgggtacctgtaagttctcagttcctccaaggtggctcaatcaagggaaaggagtttactcctctcctgatctgTGCTGTGGTCAGGGAGCTACCCAAGCTTTTATgcagaatctgcaagtagaattccctttccacagccTCCTACAGCTCCACCACGCCAGCCAGGACTGTTCCTCTCTTCCTCACCttggctgccactcagggctgagacccagatcagggCCTCacttcccccaagggctttagggtgaggactccaaaaatggacactactgctgctgccactgcctgaggTCAGGGCaaagggaggaccctgctcctttctcactcaggagaaaaagctttttcactggcCTTTGAAGtgactttggcatttgtgggtctgagaacctctgctgctgctgggaattccatcccagaggcctgttctggtcctgttcctgcccATTCCATGTGACATTGCTGGGCTGTGGTCAGTGGGCTGTGCTGTGCTCAGTTccccatgcaatagaccttttttgtcagccttccaggctaccttgggctggaaatctctttttgtggcttctgcttctctagaatttgcttagagttattttttacaggtattttatggaccaggtgggaagagctagagtatgtgcatctttctactctgccatcttggctctgccccacaaAGTAAGTTTCTTTAGAGACCTTTTTTGTGTTACCCTTCTTTATTCTCCCAAGAAATGATTTAAGTCATAGTTAAGAAAGAATCTGTTGCTTCTGAGGATATAATAGTAGTATTAAGAGCTTAAATCATTGAGCCCTGTATAAAAGGACAACTGTAAGGTTTTACACCCTGCTCCACATATAGAAAATTTTCTGAAATAGTggtcttttcttgtttttcaccCTCCCAGGGGTAACCAGCAGCCCTGGAATAAAGTctcctatcaccatcatcaccacaaAAGTCATGACCTCTGGCACAGGCACACCTTCCAAAATCATCACTACTGTCCCTAAAATTACTGCTGGTCAAGGTCAGCAAGGAGTGACCCAGGTGAGACAAATCCAGTGTCCTGCCCTTATCTTCACTATCAATGGATTGTTCAAGAGCTTTTATTCTTTGCAGCATGTAATCTGAATAATTCTGAGACTTACCGATTATATGATCATCTTACTTTGGATTTTGCTTCTGTAATTTTAGTACATTCTTTTTAGGTATAACTGATTTTATTcacattttgcatttatttacaaCATAAACTCagcttctttgtttttatttggacATAGTAGTCAGTACTATGTTTGTTATCAGGATAGAGTTATTGTGTTTTAACAGGGCTATAGAAATAAATGCTTGCCTTTTTTTGTTAGcgtttttttgttttggtattaTAGGTTGTACTGAAGGGTGCCCCAGGACATCAAGGCACTATACTCCGAACAGTGCCCATGAGTGGAGTACGACTTGTTACCCCTGTCACAGTGTCAGCAGTTAAGCCAACAGTCACCACGTTGGTAGTGAAGGGCAGCACTGGTATGTGTCCAGAAGATAAAGAAAGTTGGatcctagaaaagaaaattatataatgaAATTCCTGTGCTCTCAGTCATAAATTGAAATCTAAGTATCCAAACTCTGAGTTCAGCCAACTGATGATAATATCTTGAATTGACCATTTTAAGAAACTGTTTTaagttcattattttttcctttgcttctagTTTCTTTACCATTGAAAAAACTTGTTGGTTGGTTTATTCTATATTACTGATAATACAATAAGCTTCTAAACCCCCATcatagcttttttaaaattttgctccATAGATTTAGTCTAAATCCAGTTCATGCCAGCTCTTCAAAAGCAGTGGTTATAAGAATAGTTGCACAAAGGTTAAGTTCTGTGGAATTGGTGATATTGTGAACCTTCATCAAAGAgccctttttatttctcttttctctaggtgtTACAACTTTAGGGACTGTAACAGGCACTGTGTCCACCAGCCTGGCTGGAGCCACAGGGCATAATGTCAGTTCTTCCCAGGCTACTCCTGTTGCCACATTGGGCACCATTGCTACTCCTTCAAGCCAAGTGATCAGTCCTATAGCCATTAATGTTTCATCAGCCCAGACTACAATGACAGCAGCTGGAGGTCTTACCACTCCCACCATTACTATGCAGGTAGGTTCTATAGTTTTATTGTTGTCACCTTGTTATCAtgtttaatttcctcattttaaaattgaggggGTAATAATAATACCCATACCCCAGTGGTGGTGTTTTTTGCAAGGCACTTGCACAGTTAATATCTacgcaggatttgaactcagatcttcatgactccatccactgtaccatttagcacacctttgtttatttgtttttcaggctttttttgaggcagttggagttaaatTAACTTGTTTTGACTTTTCAAACAAGACTATATAAAAATGATTTGAAAAGCATCTTACATTTAAATTTAGTTTATTATTACTAATTAAGAAGGAAATACTGTgccatatctataaaatgtatGAATTTGACTGTAATCAAAAAAAGTTTGCTCTCCTGTGACACTTTTCCCATTTATCCCAAAGAAGTCtagaattatttaaaatactGAAGTTTATTATGTGAAGGAGAATATGTATTAGCAGCATATGTAGAAAACTGAGCTGTTGTGTTAATGCGTCActtcatatatattatgtgttaatattaaaactttatttgaaggaaaggaaattgaaggaggaaggattaaaaatattttaagttgttaaaaaattattgatgatTTTGGACTAGCTTTTAAGTGCATTCAGTAATGTGTGATACaaaatttaatctttttatcttagattcttttatttccatttttttctaaccAATTTATAACAGTTACAGCTGTCAAATCAGAAAGATTGATGAGATAAGGTAGAAATAGTTATGAAATTTTTGATGCTGTACTCTTTATTGAATTGGGTGCCATACAGAAAGAAATTCATTGACCTTACACTATTTGTTAATTACAAGTTGGAATTTTTATTGTAACTTttattcaaacaaaacaaattctttttaaaattttaataaataagagTTTTAACCACAATTattataaaattgaaatagaCTTTTCTTTACTCTTCACGTCctcaaaaaaaattcttacaaGTAAAGGGGAAGTAGTTGTGAATCATGTTAAAGGACAAGCTCTATCATCAATCACTCATCAGTTCATcagtaaacaagtatttattaatgtcTGCCAGGTAGGTGTCAGggatagaaaacaaaaatgaatgtgcCCTCCTTTTCTCAAATAATACTGAATTATTTGATTAATTTGCCTTCTCTTGCTTGATGTTTTAAGTATGATATTTGTGAGAAATCAAAAATCCCTTCATCTAACCCAAGTAAAAGTAAATGttaaagtaaaaggaaaatatttgttgtagaGATATTTCTATTAATGTTTgcttccatatttattttttttctggtagcctGTCTCTCAGCCCACTCAGGTGACACTAATTACAACACCAAGTGGTGTGGAGACCCAGCCAGTGCATGATCTCCCTGTGTCCATCCTGGCCTCACCTACTACAGAGCAACCCACTGCCACAGTTACAATTGCTGACTCAGGCCAAGATGACATGCATCCTGGTAGTGTGACTTTGATGTGTTCTAACCCACCATGTGAAACCCATGAGACGGGTACCACCAACACAGCAACCACAAGTGTTGTAGCCAATTTTGGGGACTTTTCACAGTCCACACAAGTTCAATTCATCTGTGACAGCCAGGACATTTCAACAGTTGCAGAACAGAATGTTGATATGATACAGGCTTGCTCCAACCAATCTTGTGAAACCTCTGAGGCAAGCACTGCCAGCACTTCAACAGTGATAAATACTAATTTGTCAAGCCCTCTCACTATGAGCATGGGACAGAGTCTGTGCTTAAATCCTCTGTGTGAGACCCATGAAACAAACAACATCAATATACCCACCATAGCCACATCTAGCATTAGTTCCAGTTCCCCATCTGAAACCCATGAGATAGCAACCACAAGTACAGCAACTACCACCACATCTACCATCAGGCAACCAGCACCTAGCAACCTTCTGCATAAAAAACATGTCCAGACAGGGGATACCCTGGCTTTAGCTCAGCCTGGTGTGAGTGGGGAACTCAGAGGATCTTGGTTTCCCACCAGTCCTTCCTGCCAAAGTCATCAAAGTAGGTCAGCCAATATGAAATCCACAGACGTAACCTCAGTAACCACCAATCAGGTTTGCCAAAAGTCCTTATCCAAAGATGTCACCACTAGTATTAGTACCAAGGGGCTTTATACTCAGAGTATTAAAACTGAACAAACAAACCCATCTTCTGTGGGCAATATCGTGTCAGGTGTGAAGCCACTAACGTCAACAAGTTGGCATTCTGAGACTGATCACCTTCACAATATGAGTACTACAGTGGGACAACTGAATACAGATGCCAGGGAAACCACTGAGATACAGACATCCACTAAGTATTTGTGCCCAGTACATCAAAACAATTTTACCTTaactgcagaagccacagaaacaCAATCTCCCCTCAAATGTTCTGATCCTCTTTGTGAGACGTATAGGACTGGTATGACCTCCACTATGGACAATGTCCAACAAATGTATTACAACCCACCATGTGAAATCCATAAAACAGATACCATAAGTGCATTCACTGCTACAACCTCCCATGTAGTCATTAGTCATAATAATAGTAAGCAGCAAACAACTCTCAGCATCACAGAGGCAATTTTTACTAAGAACCAAAAAACCTTGGAAACAGTTTCAGATTTGATAGTGTTAACACCAACTGCCACACCTCATGGGACCAGACACCCCTCAGGAGTTACTTCTGGACAAAAGCTGTGTTCTAATCCCCCATGTGAAATCCATGAGACAGGCACTACACACACGGCCACTACTATCTCCTCAAATATTACCTTCAGCAAAGGTGAG
This portion of the Notamacropus eugenii isolate mMacEug1 chromosome Y unlocalized genomic scaffold, mMacEug1.pri_v2 SUPER_Y_unloc_1, whole genome shotgun sequence genome encodes:
- the LOC140516963 gene encoding host cell factor 1-like isoform X4 — its product is MASVQPRWKRVVGWSGPVPRPRHGHRAVSIKELIVVFGGGNEGIVDELHVYNSATNQWFIPAVRGDIPPGCAAYGFVCDGTRLLVFGGMVEYGKYSNDLYELQASRWEWKKLKAKTPKNGPPPCPRLGHSFCLVGNKCYLFGGLANDSEDPKNNIPRYLNDLYILELRPGSGVVGWDIPITYGVLPPPRESHTAIVYTEHDKKKSKLVIFGGMSGCRLGDLWTLDIETLMWNKPNLSGVAPLPRSLHSATAIRNKMYVFGGWVPLVMDDVKVATHEKEWKCTSTLACLNLDTMTWETILMDMLEDNIPRARAGHCAVAINTRLYIWSGRDGYRKAWNNQVCCKDLWYLETERPSAPSRVYLVRANTNSLEVSWGSVPTADSYLLQLQKYDIPPAAAATSPMTSPVPSVPANPPKSPALATTAPTVQPLTQVGITLLPQSSVSPSTTTPIQVLTTVPGSSVPVPTTRNQAGIPTVFKVTGPPATIGNPLVTIWSVSQAGKAPVTVTSLPTGVRMAVPTLSSQGTMIRSNPQMSGMAALAAATAVTQKIPPSVPIVLSVTAGTTVVKSIAVSPGTTTLPATVKVASSPVMVSNPATRMLKTAAAQVGTSISSASSTPTCPIITVHKSGTVTVAQQAQVVTAVVGGVTKTITLVKTPISVPRGSTLISNLGKVMSVVQTKPVQTSAVTGQASTNPMTQIIQTKGPFPTETILKLVTSSNGKPTTVITSTQGSGTGTKPTILGISSVSCSTTKPGTTTIIKTIPMSGIITQSGATGVTSSPGIKSPITIITTKVMTSGTGTPSKIITTVPKITAGQGQQGVTQVVLKGAPGHQGTILRTVPMSGVRLVTPVTVSAVKPTVTTLVVKGSTGVTTLGTVTGTVSTSLAGATGHNVSSSQATPVATLGTIATPSSQVISPIAINVSSAQTTMTAAGGLTTPTITMQPVSQPTQVTLITTPSGVETQPVHDLPVSILASPTTEQPTATVTIADSGQDDMHPGSVTLMCSNPPCETHETGTTNTATTSVVANFGDFSQSTQVQFICDSQDISTVAEQNVDMIQACSNQSCETSEASTASTSTVINTNLSSPLTMSMGQSLCLNPLCETHETNNINIPTIATSSISSSSPSETHEIATTSTATTTTSTIRQPAPSNLLHKKHVQTGDTLALAQPGVSGELRGSWFPTSPSCQSHQSRSANMKSTDVTSVTTNQVCQKSLSKDVTTSISTKGLYTQSIKTEQTNPSSVGNIVSGVKPLTSTSWHSETDHLHNMSTTVGQLNTDARETTEIQTSTKYLCPVHQNNFTLTAEATETQSPLKCSDPLCETYRTGMTSTMDNVQQMYYNPPCEIHKTDTISAFTATTSHVVISHNNSKQQTTLSITEAIFTKNQKTLETVSDLIVLTPTATPHGTRHPSGVTSGQKLCSNPPCEIHETGTTHTATTISSNITFSKASPPTTNGQEDIGNTQGTSVITTTSSSVRIAISTQSQAVTIISSPSVPSISKVEMSPEKTDEFPDTDAISRTVPSTEAPLSAIYMLDSDEIKAKQEATEKLTLLSPFQSTQYPEPLMEQSQAPENQVAVDTSTAKESPPGQDSSGPEQDEVHQLSLPHEFMAEGQMTTTTLMVSGLSPEELAVTATANEEAQALTIQAAKGTSGEPMDTSDTTETQTDLGHLPSEAQESQSTAIPIVLTQQELAVVVQQQHQLQDIQAQPHQQHQHHATTEALASADSLNDPDSESIDLMSSTPVGSLATSNAFVTPPSIVVANPGKLQAATALTEVTNGIESVLKPELPPPSIKVPVKKENQWFDVGVIRGTNMMVTHYFLPPADVSVMDYDSSIIPDHSKLKKQKLQPGTAYKFRVAGVNSCGQGSFSEISAFKTCLPGFPGAPCAIKITKNSDGAHLTWEPPSVTSGKIIEYSVYLAIQSSQLSKQKSSVSAQLAFMRVYCGPNPSCLVQSSSLSNAHIDYTTKAAIIFRIAARNEKGYGPATQVRWLQGTWV